ACCCGCCACTGAACGCTCGGTTTTAGCCATAGATGCGAATAACATCATAAGCCCGACAAAACAAACACCCGACGCAATCGCCGCGATGATTAATTTTGGTAAATTAAATCGCACTCCTAGAATAAAGTAAGCAACTACGAACAGCATCGTAACCACAGCTATTTGTGCGGCAAAACAACCGAGCGCTTTGCCCGCGACAATTTGTGTGCGACTAATGGGCGCGACAATTAAGCGGTTCATTGTTCCAAGCGTTTTTTCTTGTACTAAACTGATGGCAAAGCCAATAACACACCCCATGATCGCCCAAATAACGCCCTGTGGAATAGTAATGGCGTAAGCATTCTTTGGTCCCGAACGCTTCACCACTTCTTCTTGCTTTGTAACCTTTAGCGGCATCATCGGATTAGCGTCACCGCTCGCCCCAAAACTTAAGCTCTGACCATTGCTCGTTTCTTGATCCGTTAGTTGCTTCATTTTTGGCAAATAATCACTCAATAAAGACTTCCATTCATCGGGAATATCGTCGCTCTGCTGTATTTGTGAGATTGAGGCATCCAATTGCTCTGACATTGCCATAGGATCTGAGAAAGCTTGTTCAAAGCGCTTGATTCCAAGTTTCATCAATGACCCTTCAAGGTAACCGGCCTCAGCTTTGCGAGAAGGATCGATACCAACAAGAATTTCTGGCGGGTTACCTGAAAACACACCTTTGTAATCATCGCCAAAACCGGCTGGGAGGATAAAATAAGCCACTCGCTTACCGCGACGGACTAGGTCTTTGGCTTTTTCTTCCGTGGCCAACGTAACGCTAAATTCTTCAGCAGCTTCTATATCCGCAATAAAAGCTTGCGAATACTCGGTTTGATCGAGATCAACCACAGCTACTTTTAAAGCTTTAGAACCGCTGCCGCCACTTGAAAAGATTGAACCAAAAATAAAAGCAAACACAAGTGGGAACACAAAGGTAAAAAACACTGCCATTTTATCCCTAAAAAGCAATTTAATATCCTTCTTCATCAAAGCGATAATTTTTTTCATACAGTAACCCCTTAGTCCCTAAGCTGTCTGCCGGTTAAGTTTAAAAATACCGTCTCAAGATCTGGGCGATTCATAGAAATATCGTAAACACGATCGGTCGATTTTAATGCCTGAATTAAATCTTGAGAGACATCCCCGGATTTGAATTGCTTAATACCTTGATCCGAACTGATACTAATTTGAGTGTCGCCACCATGACTTTTAAGCAACTCATCAACCGTTCCTAGCGCTAATAACTGACCGTGATCGATGATGCCCACTTGATCGCAAAGTTTTTGCGCTTCTTCCATATAATGAGTTGTGTAGATAATCGTTTTGCCGAGTTCTTTAAGTTCCAAAACATTATCAAACAACTTATTTCTCGACTGTGGATCAACGCCAGCTGTCGGTTCATCCATAAAAATATAATCCGGATCATGTAACAAAGATGCGGCTAAATTTAGACGTCTTTTCATACCGCCAGAAAAACCTGACACCCGATCATTTGCGCGCTCCTGCAAGCTCACAAATTCTAACGCCCAATCCATACGATCACTTAAATCTTTGCTTGGGATATCATAAAGTGATGCGAAAAAACTGAGATTATCAATGGCGGTTAATTCTTCATAAAGCGCAATACTTTGTGGAATTAAGCCAATTTTATAGCGGGCTTCTTTCGATTGAGGATTAAGTCCAGCGAGACTAACCGAGCCTGAGTCACAGTCAATCAACCCAGTCATGATAGAAATACTGGTACTTTTCCCGGCACCGTTTGGCCCGAGAAGCCCAAAGATTTGCCCCTGTTGAATATCAAGCGAAATGTCGTTGACGGCATGGATACTGCCAAAGTGTTTATGTAAGGCTTGAACTTGAATCATTCCTTTTCCCTGTCGTTATTTATTGCATCTAATTTACATTAGATGCTTTTAAAAAGGAAAAGGTTTAGTTGCAGGATAATTTACCAATTAAGAGAAGCAACAGCGCTTAGCTTTAGTACCACTACCGCAAGGACACGCTTGATTACGGTTGATTTTCTGAGAGACTTTCGGCTTAAAATCACCGTCCGTATAAAACCATGAGCCATTGTCTAGGATGAAATTCGAAACCTCATGAAAAGTATGCAATTTATCTTTGTCGATAAAGCTTGCCTTAAACTCCACAGTCCCCGACGTGCCATGCTGGGAGCTAGCAATTACTTCTAAATGACACCAGCGAGTAGACTTAGCACTTGCCGTTAACTCTTCGGGACTAACGCTCCCTCTGAAGTCTTGATGATGAGTGTCGTAGATGTATTGCCCCAAACCGAAATAGTAAGCACTGTAACGTGACCGCATTAACTGCTCAGGCGTTGTAGCAACCTCTTTACCTTGATGCAAAGGCTGGCAGCACTCCTGATAGTCAAGGAGCGTGCCACTAACACTTTTACCGCAAGGACATAAGCTTCTCTGCATAATCAATTAGATCTCAACTGACAAATCATTCCACTCAGGATTGCTCGATTCTATAAGAGTAACTTTCCATTGCCTTCTCCAAGCCTTTAGTTGCTTTTCTCTTCGCAAACAATCATTAATATCATTGGATGATTCAAAATAAACTAACTTCTTTACTTGGTACTTTTTTGTAAACCCTTCGACCAGTCCTTTACGATGCTGGTAAGCACGCTTTACCAAGTTTCCGGTCACGCCTATATAAATAACCCCGCCTTTTTTAGAAGCCATAATATAAACGTAGTACTCCTTCACACAAAAACTTCCTTATCTTAATTTCAAGATCCTGAATCAAGTTCAGGATGACAGTAGTCGCTTCCTGCTAAGGGATGTCATCCTGACGAAAGTCAGGATCTT
The DNA window shown above is from Kangiella marina and carries:
- a CDS encoding ABC transporter permease, producing MKKIIALMKKDIKLLFRDKMAVFFTFVFPLVFAFIFGSIFSSGGSGSKALKVAVVDLDQTEYSQAFIADIEAAEEFSVTLATEEKAKDLVRRGKRVAYFILPAGFGDDYKGVFSGNPPEILVGIDPSRKAEAGYLEGSLMKLGIKRFEQAFSDPMAMSEQLDASISQIQQSDDIPDEWKSLLSDYLPKMKQLTDQETSNGQSLSFGASGDANPMMPLKVTKQEEVVKRSGPKNAYAITIPQGVIWAIMGCVIGFAISLVQEKTLGTMNRLIVAPISRTQIVAGKALGCFAAQIAVVTMLFVVAYFILGVRFNLPKLIIAAIASGVCFVGLMMLFASMAKTERSVAGITNAFLVMMGMIGGAMIPLFVMPGWMQAISNFSPVKWAIVAFEGAIWRDFSYSEMMTPVSILLAIGIVAFILGTRMVKLEEA
- a CDS encoding ABC transporter ATP-binding protein, with the translated sequence MIQVQALHKHFGSIHAVNDISLDIQQGQIFGLLGPNGAGKSTSISIMTGLIDCDSGSVSLAGLNPQSKEARYKIGLIPQSIALYEELTAIDNLSFFASLYDIPSKDLSDRMDWALEFVSLQERANDRVSGFSGGMKRRLNLAASLLHDPDYIFMDEPTAGVDPQSRNKLFDNVLELKELGKTIIYTTHYMEEAQKLCDQVGIIDHGQLLALGTVDELLKSHGGDTQISISSDQGIKQFKSGDVSQDLIQALKSTDRVYDISMNRPDLETVFLNLTGRQLRD
- a CDS encoding YchJ family protein; translated protein: MQRSLCPCGKSVSGTLLDYQECCQPLHQGKEVATTPEQLMRSRYSAYYFGLGQYIYDTHHQDFRGSVSPEELTASAKSTRWCHLEVIASSQHGTSGTVEFKASFIDKDKLHTFHEVSNFILDNGSWFYTDGDFKPKVSQKINRNQACPCGSGTKAKRCCFS
- a CDS encoding GIY-YIG nuclease family protein — protein: MKEYYVYIMASKKGGVIYIGVTGNLVKRAYQHRKGLVEGFTKKYQVKKLVYFESSNDINDCLRREKQLKAWRRQWKVTLIESSNPEWNDLSVEI